A region of Leishmania panamensis strain MHOM/PA/94/PSC-1 chromosome 33 sequence DNA encodes the following proteins:
- a CDS encoding glycerolphosphate mutase, putative (TriTrypDB/GeneDB-style sysID: LpmP.33.2210) — MWWTAARRRLSYPNQIFTSKDSRRIQHSWLPRRLLLVRHGESVANVNQEVYSNTPDWKIPLTARGREQAYDCGKRLRNIIQGEKLYIYYSPYARTRQTLCEIRRSFDESQIQGEREDERLREQEMGNYQPLNEMNATWAARHAFGRLYYRFPFGESGADVGDRVSGFFDSLLRESIGLTVPNMNECTEQCTRGDQGYQELGQCSADNDGLAGSACDFHAPLSQGGPVASSMGSGTASPSWKPPSQEAPTSSTGLRRTIWRTAPHHSLPLDDLCEPEAHGVLPPSDHRASVGDDQNVLIIAHGLLIRLFIARWFRVPMEVFETMCNPPNCAIIVLERDDRLGRLVMTDMSKCLFGSDPLLQMMRFDGCEDTHWYREKFLGIVDPTKAMEEAVAEDDDENHYSMSNAHNSGVGAPAPPPRQRKASTSMATGFSPSTSASPSCTSTSITESADALASTAGHAVLSASDCATQPMSSSPCMNCTPNCDWKFCRDTDDAPKMGSAE, encoded by the coding sequence ATGTGGTGGACAGCGGCGCGCAGGCGCCTTTCCTACCCTAACCAAATTTTCACCAGCAAAGACAGCCGCCGCATACAACACTCGTGGCTGCCGCGAcgactcctcctcgtgcgccACGGCGAGTCTGTGGCCAATGTTAACCAGGAAGTGTACAGCAACACGCCAGACTGGAAGATCCCGCTGACGGCGCGCGGGCGGGAGCAGGCGTACGACTGCGGCAAGCGACTCCGCAACATCATCCAGGGGGAGAAGCTGTACATCTACTACTCTCCGTACGCTCGCACTCGGCAGACGCTGTGCGAGATCCGCCGAAGCTTTGACGAGTCGCAGATCCAGGGTGAGCGCGAGGATGAGCGACTGCGTGAGCAGGAGATGGGCAACTACCAGCCCTTGAATGAGATGAACGCGACATGGGCTGCGCGTCACGCCTTTGGGCGATTGTACTATCGATTTCCGTTTGGGGAAAGCGGCGCCGACGTTGGCGATCGCGTCTCTGGCTTCTTTGACTCCCTCCTGCGTGAGAGCATCGGCTTGACGGTGCCAAACATGAACGAATGCACGGAACAATGCACACGAGGAGACCAGGGCTACCAAGAGCTCGGTCAGTGTAGTGCGGACAACGATGGCCTTGCAGGCAGTGCTTGCGATTTCCACGCGCCGCTATCACAAGGAGGCCCTGTGGCCTCATCGATGGGGAGTGGAACTGCGTCGCCGTCATGGAAGCCGCCGTCCCAGGAAGCCCCAACATCTTCCACCGGTCTGCGGAGGACGATCTGGCGTACAGCGCCGCACCACTCACTGCCCCTAGATGACTTGTGCGAGCCTGAAGCTCACGGAGTCTTACCGCCGAGCGATCACAGAGCTAGTGTTGGTGATGACCAGAATGTTTTGATCATTGCTCACGGGCTTCTTATCCGTCTTTTCATCGCTCGCTGGTTCCGTGTGCCGATGGAGGTCTTCGAGACAATGTGCAACCCGCCCAATTGCGCCATCATCGTGCTGGAGCGCGACGACCGACTCGGCCGCCTCGTTATGACCGACATGAGCAAGTGCCTGTTTGGCAGCGACCCGCTTCTGCAGATGATGCGCTTTGACGGCTGCGAGGATACCCACTGGTACCGTGAGAAGTTCCTCGGTATTGTTGACCCCACGAAAgccatggaggaggcggtggccgaggacgatgacgagAACCACTACTCCATGTCAAACGCTcacaacagcggcgtcggtgccccggccccaccaccgcggcaACGCAAGGCCTCCACATCGATGGCAACGGGGTTTTCTCCATCAACGAGCGCATCCCCATCATGTACTAGTACTAGCATCACCGAGAGCGCCGACGCTTTAGCCTCTACGGCAGGACACGCCGTGCTATCTGCCTCGGACTGCGCTACCCAGCCTATGTCGTCTTCTCCCTGTATGAACTGCACCCCCAATTGCGACTGGAAGTTCTGCCGAGACACCGATGACGCTCCAAAGATGGGCTCAGCGGAGTAG